TTGGGTGCGTCGAGCGCCAGGTCCGTCAGCACCACGCGGTGCTGCAACAGGGGCAAGGGATGGATGGCCAGGTCGATGCGTTTCGCGCTGGCCAGTTGCGGGCCGGCTGTCGCCCAGTCCGGGTTGCTCATGCGCACGTCGTGGGCGCTGATGACAGGCCGCGGCACGTAGCGGCGCCAGCCCGGTTCCGTTTTCAGGCCTTGCTTCCACGTCACCTGCAGGTCGCCGCCGATGACGAAGCTGCGGCCCGTGCTTTCCGACACTTTTTCGTTGATGTAGGGACGGGCGCGGTTCCAGTCGAAGGTCAGCACGAAGATGGCCACGATGGCGATGAGGGCAAGCAAGGCGGCCAGGCTCCAGCCGAGGATGTTGAGCGGGGTTGAGCGTGTCATGGGAATGCCGATCGCAGTGATTTTTCATCAAGGTAGACCGATAGGCCGGGACAGTCGGTGCGCTGGGTTACGTAAGACACCGCGCTTGAAATGATTCAATAATTCGACTATTATTGAAGTATGGAAAATGAAAAGACAACAGCGAACCAGGCGACGCCGCTGACGAGCGCTTCCGCCATCGTGGCCCTGGCTGCGCTGGCGCAGGAATCGCGGCTGGCCGTATTCCGCCTGCTGGTGCAAGCGGGGCCGGAAGGCATGGCCGCGACGAAAATTGCCGACGCGCTGGCGATTGCGCCATCGTCGCTGTCATTTCACTTGAAAGAACTGGCGCACGCCAATCTGGTGACGGCGAACAAGGCAGGCCGTTCCATCATCTACGCGGCCAATTATGCGGGCATGAACGGCTTGCTCGCCTTCCTGACCGAGAACTGCTGCGCCGGCGCACCTTGCTGCGTCAGCGAACCCAATGTAAAGGACATCACACCATGACGATCACGATTTATCACAACACGGCATGCGGCACGTCGCGCAACACCCTGGCCCTGATCCGCAACACGGGCGTCGAGCCCGTCATCATCGATTACGTCAAGCATCCGCCTTCGCGCGAGGAACTGGTCGACCTGATCGAGCGTGCGGGCCTGTCCGTGCGCGCCGTCATGCGCGACAAGGGCGCCCTGTACGACGAGCTGGGCCTGGCCAATCCTGAGCTGAGCGATGCGGCCCTGCTGGACGCCATGCAAGCCCATCCTATTTTGATCAACCGCCCCATCGTCGTCACGGCACTGGGCGTGCGCCTGTGCCGGCCGTCGGAAAAGGTGCTGGAGATCCTGCCGCTGCCGCAGAAAGGGGCATTTGCCAAGGAAGATGGCCAGGCCGTGGTCGGCGCCGACGGCAAGCCGGTGAAATGAGCGGGGTATAAAAAAACGGCGCCAGTGGCGCCGTTTTGTATTGCATATAAGTACAACGCGATCAGTGATTGCGGTCCACGGCAAACGAGCACAGTTGCAGCATCGATTGCTTGTAGATGCTGTCGGGCCAGCCGGCGATGGCATCGGCGGCGCGCTGGCCGGCGATTTCCGCCTGCTTGCGCGTGTAGTCGAGGGCGCCGCTGCTGGTGATGGCCGTCAGGACGGTATCGAAATGCTGTTCGTCGCCTTGCTCGATGCAGCCGCGCACCAGTTCGCGTTGTTCCGGCGTACCGTTTTCCATCAGCCAGATCAGCGGCATGGTGGGTTTGCCTTCGCGCAAGTCGTCGCCCACGTTCTTGCCGATTTCGGCGGCGTCGCCTGCATAGTCGAGCACGTCGTCGATCAGCTGGAAAGCCGTGCCCAGCGAGCGGCCGTATTCGGCGGCCGCTTCGATATCGTCTTCGCTGGCGCCGGCGATCAGGGCGCCCAGTTGCGCCGACGCTTCGAACAGCTTGGCTGTCTTCGAGCGGATGACGTTCAGGTAGCTTTCCTGCGTCACGTCCGGATCGTGCATGTTCAGCAATTGCAGCACTTCACCTTCGGCGATCACGTTGGTGGCGTCGGAGAGGATTTGCATGACGCGCATATTATTGAGCGACACCATCAGCTGGAACGAGCGCGAGTGCAGGAAGTCGCCCACCAGCACCGAAGCGGCATTGCCGAACAGGGCATTGGCCGTCTGGCGTCCGCGGCGCATCGACGATTCGTCGACGACGTCGTCGTGCAGCAGGGTGGCCGTGTGGATGAATTCAACCACGGCGGCCAGTTCATGGTGCGCCGTGCCGCGATAGGCGTGGGCATTGGCCACCAGCAAAATCAGCACGGGGCGGATGCGTTTGCCCCCTGCGCTGATGATGTATTCAGCGATCTGGTTGATCAGAATGACATCGGAGTGCAACTTTTGGCGGATCACCGTATTGACTGCATCCATATCGGCGGCAATCGTTTGCACGATGGTGTTTTGGTTAACGTGTTTGTTAGCGTCAGACAAGGCGAACCTGCATTAGATTGTGGGTGCCGCGATTATACGACAAGGCTTGCGCACGCGTGATGTTTGCCTATGGCTGCAAGGCAATTGTTTGATCTTGTTGGCACTGCCGCGCGTTTTCCTGTCTGCCTGGCGCGAGCCTGACATGATGGTCAGGTTGTCGACATACCACGATCGTCAAGCTTTGTGAATACTTTTTGACGCAATTTCTCAGTCCGTGTATAATCGCTGGTTCCCCCTGTTGTGTACGGCTTGCTTTGCGTGACAGTGGGACAAATTCTTTCAACATTTGATGAGGTTTCAAATCATGTACGCGGTCATAAAAACCGGTGGCAAACAATACAAAGTTGTCGCTGGCGAAAAACTTAAAGTAGAACAGATACCGGCAGACATTGGTTCCGAAATCACCATCGATCAAGTTCTCGCAGTAGGCGCGGGCGACAGCATCAAGTTTGGTGCTCCATTGGTCGAAGGTGCAACGGTACTGGTTACGGTTGTGGCGCATGGTCGCCATGATAAGGTCAAAATTTTCAAGATGCGTCGTCGTAAGCACTACCAAAAGCATCAAGGCCATCGCCAGAATTTTACCGAAATCCAAATCGTTTCGATCAACGGCTAATCGCCGCTGTTTGAATTAATCAGCTATCAAGGAGTCTTAAATGGCACATAAAAAAGGCGGCGGCACAACGCGAAACGGCCGTGATTCAGAATCAAAGCGTCTGGGCGTTAAAGTCTACGGCGGCCAAGCTATCAATGCTGGCGGCATCATCATTCGTCAACGCGGCACCCCAGTGCGCGCCGGCGAAGGCGTAGGCATGGGCAAGGACCACACGTTGTTCGCGCTGATCGCGGGCAAAGTGAAGTTCGTTGTCAAAGGTGCCGGCTCGAAGCAATTCGTGACCGTTGTACCAAACGAAGCAGTACCAGCGTAATTCATTCGCGGAGCGCCAGTTCGCTCCGCAATGATCGCATGATGTAAGGCGCAAGCCTTCAATCGAAAGGCTCTGCCCAAGGTAGAGCCTTTTTAGTTTTATGGCGGCAAAATTATGAAGTTTATCGACGAAGCAAAAATCGAAGTCATCGCGGGCGATGGCGGCAACGGCTGCGCCTCTTTCTGCCGTGAAAAATTCCGGCCTTTCGGCGGTCCCGATGGCGGCGATGGCGGCAAGGGCGGCACCATTTGGGCAGTCGCCGACCGCAATATCAACACGCTCGTCGATTTCCGCTTCTCCAAAATGCACAAGGCTCGCAATGGCGAGCCTGGCCGTGGCGCAGATTGCTATGGCAAGGGCGCCGATGACATCCACCTGCGCATGCCGGTCGGCACCTTGATCATCGACAACGCGAGCGGCGAAATCCTGGCCGATCTGACCGAACACGGCCAGACCGAAATGCTGGCCAAGGGCGGCGAAGGCGGCTGGGGCAATATCCACTTCAAGTCCTCGACCAACCGCGCACCGCGCCAAAAAGGCGAGGGCAAGGAGGGCGAACGCCGCGAATTGCGCCTGGAACTGAAAGTCCTGGCCGACGTGGGCTTGCTGGGCATGCCGAACGCCGGCAAATCGACGTTCATTTCGGCCGTCTCGAACGCGCGTCCGAAAATTGCCGATTATCCATTTACCACCCTGCACCCGAACCTGGGTGTGGTGCGCGTGTCGCACGAGAAGAGCTTTGTGATCGCCGATATTCCCGGCTTGATCGAAGGCGCTTCCGAAGGCGCGGGCCTGGGCCATCAATTCCTGCGCCACTTGCAGCGCACGGGTCTGCTGTTACACATCGTCGACCTGGCGCCGTTTGAAACCAACGTCGATCCTGTCAAGGAAGCCAAGGCGCTGGTCAAGGAATTGAAGAAGTACGACGAGTCGCTGGTCGACAAGCCGCGCTGGCTGGTGTTGAACAAGCTCGACATGGTGCCGGAAGAAGAGCGCAAGAAGATCGTCAAGGACTTCCTCAAGCGTTTCGCCTGGAAAGGTCCCGTCTTCGAGATTTCCGCGCTGAACCACCAGGGTTGCCCGGAACTGGTCAATGCCATCTACCAGCATCTGGAAGAGAAGAAACACAGCGAAAGCCGTGCCGAAGAAACGCAGATGACCGAAGAAGCACGCGGTATCTCGTCGATCGACCCGGATGATCCGCGTTTCAAGATCCTCGACTAAGCGCCTTACCCTGATGTCGGTACAGACGGTCGCTGCCGCGTTCGCACGCAAGCAAGCGTGGCAGCGCCGTGTATTGCATCTGATCGCGTATGCTTACGGGCTGAGCGCGGTCGCCTGTCTGCTGTTCGCCGATGACATGGCGGCCGGCATGGGCATCTTCCTCAACGGCGTCGATGGCTACAGCCAGTTCTACGCTTCCCATGTCGGTGTCTGGGGCGCTACCGCGCTCCTGGCGCTGTTCGCGGCACGGCAGGGCGAACTGCCCGTCCTCGGCGATATCACTGCAATGTTGGTCCTGGCGCAGCCCGCCGGCCGTCTGTTCGCGGCCATCAGCTTCGGCTTGCCCCAGGGTTTTGTGTTGTTCATGTGCGCAATGGAGTTGACGGCGGGGCTGGCCTTGCTGCTGCTGCGTCCTGCGCGCTGACGTCTATTAAGTGAAGAGCGCCGCCCCATGGATTCCGTGATTCAAAAAGCTACCCGCATCATCATCAAAGTCGGCTCCTCGCTGGTCACCAACGATGGCCGCGGACTCGACCATGCCGCCATCGCGCGCTGGGCCGCGCAGATTTCCGGCTTGCGCGCCCTCGGCAAGGAAGTGGTGCTGGTGAGTTCCGGCGCCATCGCCGAAGGCATGCTGCGCCTCGGTTTCGAGCAGCGCCCCACCGATATCCACGAATTGCAGGCGTGCGCCGCCGTCGGCCAGATGGGCCTGGCGCAAATCTATGAAAGCAGCTTCCGCGCCCACAGCCTCGGCACGGCGCAAGTGCTGCTCACGCATGCCGACCTGGCCGACCGCGAACGCTACCTGAACGCCCGCTCCACCCTGACGACCCTGCTGCGCCTGGGCGTGGTACCGATCATCAATGAAAACGACACCGTCGTCACCGATGAAATCAAGTTCGGCGACAACGACACCCTAGGCGCCCTGGTCGCCAACCTGATCGAGGCCGATGCGCTGGTCATTCTGACGGACCAGCACGGCCTGTTTTCGGCCGACCCGCGCAAGGACCCGAACGCCTATCTGATCACGCAAGGCATCGCCGGCGATCCGGCCCTGGAAGCGATGGCCGGCGGCGCCGGTTCCAGTCTGGGGCGCGGCGGCATGCTGACGAAAATCCTCGCCGCCAAGCGCGCCGCCAAGTCCGGCGCCCATACCATCATCGCCTGGGGGCGCGACAGCGACGTGCTCAGCCGCCTGGCACAGGGCGAAGCGATCGGCACGCAGTTGCTGGCGCAAACGGGCCAATTGACGGCGCGTAAGCAGTGGATGGCCGATCATCTGCATACGGCCGGCGCCGTCGTGCTCGATGCGGGCGCCGTGCAAAAGCTGCGCCAGGAAGGCAAGTCGCTGCTGCCGATCGGCGTGACGGGCGTGAACGGCGAATTCGGCCGTGGCGCCGTCATCACCTGCGTCGACGCGCACGGCGTGCCCGTGGCGCGCGGCCTGTCGAACTACACGAGCGGCGAAGCGCGCCGCATCATGCGCAAGCCGTCCACCGAGATCGAATCGATTCTCGGCTACATGGAAGGCCATGAGCTGATTCATCGCGACAATATGGTGTTGTTGTAGGTCGGATTAGCGGCGAACGCCGCGTAATCCGACGCCACCACCGGCCAACAAGGTCGTCGGATTACGGCGCCTTGCGCCTAATTCGACCTACGCAGCAACGACATCGGCCCTATTCGGGCCGTTGCTTTACACCACGGCCGGCACCGGCGACTTGTCCTTGTAGTCACACAGGTCGGCGATCATGCAGTTCCAGCATTGCGGCTTGCGCGCCGTGCAGGTGTAGCGGCCGTGCAGGATGAGCCAGTGGTGGGCGTCGTGCAGGAATTCCTTGGGCACGAATTTGAGCAGCTTTTGCTCGACGATATCGACATTCTTGCCCGGCGCAATGCCGGTGCGGTTCGAGACGCGGAAGATATGCGTGTCGACCGCCATCGTCGGTTCGCCAAACGCCGTGTTCATGACTACATTGGCCGTCTTGCGGCCCACGCCGGGCAAGGCTTCCAGCGAAGCGCGGTCGCGCGGCACTTCGCCGCCGTGCTGATCGAGCAGGATCTGGCAGGTGGCGATGACATTCTTGGCCTTGGTGCGGAACAGGCCGATGGTGCGGATGTAGCTGGCCAGCTCGTCGACGCCCAGGGCCAGTATCTGGGCCGGCGTATTGGCGACCGGATACAGCAGGCGCGTGGCCTTGTTGACGGACACGTCGGTTGCCTGCGCCGACAGCAGCACGGCGATCAGCAGCTCGAACGGCGTCGTGTATTCGAGTTCCGTTTTCGGGGAAGGATTGGCGGCGCGAAAGCGCGTAAAGATTTCCAGGCGTTTGGCAGCGTTCATGCGTCTTTTTTCGGCGTGTTGGGGGCGGGCGGTTCGGTCTGGGTGCTGGCGGCGGCCTTGGCGCGCGCGCGCTCCATGGCGGCGGCGATGATGGCGCGCTTGCGCTCCTTTTCCGCCAGTTCATCTGGCGTGACCGGCACTTCCTGCGTCACTTCCTGCATCTTGGCGACGGCCTTGGCTGCCAGGCGCGCATCGTTGGCCTCGGCTTCGCGGCGCAGCCGCTGCGTGCGGAAATCGTGGCGCGCGCGCGCGTCGTCCGCATCCATCTGGCTCCAGGCATCCCAGCCCGTGGCGTCGCCGCTGACCGGGTACATGACGATGCAGTCGACGGGGCAGGGCGCCACGCACAGGTCGCAGCCCGTGCACAGGCTGGTCACTACCGTATGCATCTGCTTGGCGGCGCCGACGATGGCGTCCACGGGACAGGCCTGGATGCACAGGGTACAGCCGATACACAGCGATTCGTCGATATAGGCGACAGATCGCGGACGTTCGAGGCCGTTGACGGGATTGAGTGGAATGACTTTTTTGCCCAGCAAGCCAGCCAGGCGCACGATGCCCTGCGCGCCGCCCGGTGGGCACTGATTGATGTCGGCGCTGCCTGCGGCTATCGCTTCCGCATACGGGCGGCAGCCGTTGTAGCCGCATTTGGTGCATTGTGTTTGCGGCAGCAAGTCTTCGATCTGGTCGGCAAGTGAGGCAGGGGCAGGGTGCGGCACGGTCATCTTCCACGGTAAAACGTCATTATCGGCCATCTGGGCCGCGCACAAGTAAAAACCTGTTTTGTAGGAGGGGATAGCGGGTGCCAGGGCCAGCTGTTGTAGGCGCGCCGCAATCGTATTTTATTTCCCTTGGGAATGTCAAAGTGCAAATAAACAACTTTGCAATTCCTTTTTTTTGTGGGAGCATGATTTTCATCAAGCTACTAATCAAAAAGCCGACCGCCAGTCCTGTTGTCGCCCCCTGTGAGGCGTACCAGGTCATAGGAGCAAAACATGCGTTTCCTCCGGACAGTTGGTTTGCCCTTCTGTTTATTCATGCACTCCACACTTGCCCTTGCATACGGGCAGGCTGGCTCTCCCATGGCGGCGCCGGGCGCTGCCAGCTCGCGCATCGTCCGCTTCGCGGCGGAAGACTGGCCTCCCTTTATTTCCCGCAGCCTGCCTGCCGACGGCATGTCGGGCGCCATGGTCAGCGCCGTCTTCGAACGCATGGGCTATGTCGTCAAATATGAGTATTTTCCCTGGAAGCGCGCCATGCAGTTTGGCCTGGCCAGTCCCCGTTACGCCGGTTTCCTGGCCGTCTGGCGCACGCCCGAGCGGGAAAAACTCTGTCATTTTTCTGTTCCGGTTGGTAACACGCAAGGTGTGCTTGCCTACCTGAAGGAGGATGGCGTGCCCGGCGCCGCCCTGACTGATCTGGGCAAGCTGCGCATCGGCACCGTGGCCGGTTATTCGAATGGGGAGCAATTCGACGGCATGGTGGCGCGCGGCGAGCTGAGGACGGAAGAGGGCTTGAACGATGCGACGAATCTGAAGAAGCTGTTGATCAAGCGTTATCGCGTGATTGTCATCGAGCGCCATGTGCTGCAGCACTTGCTGATGGGACGCAACTTCAGCAAAGCTGAACGGGAGCGCATCGCCATCATCGATACCGTCTTCAAGGAGCGCCCCGTGCACGTGTGCTTCCAGCGCGATGCCGAAGGGGCGGCCCGGCAAAAGCGCTTCAACGAGGCGGCGCGCGATATCGACACGGCCCGCCTCGAACGCGATTACTGGAAGCGGCTCGATCAGAGCCTGGCGGCGGCGACAGCTCATCCCTGACACTGCGCGCCGCTGTTGTTCGTTGCCAAAACGAAATATCTAAATACGAAACCATTCGTTCTTGTTTGTTTGTCCATCCTTTAGTCTGCAGCCACTGTGTTGACGACTTTGAAAGGATGTTTTCGTATGCCGGAATTGATTCACAAGCAAGAACCCGTCCCCGTTTGCTGCAATTGGCGCACGCCGTCTCGTTGGCCGTGCTCGTGCTGGGAGCGCCTGGCGCGGCCCATGCGCAAGCGCCGCTGGACACCGTCATCGTCACGGGTGCGCGCGGCACGGGCCGCACAGTGGCCAACAGCGCCGCGCCGATCGACGTGATCAGCGCGCAGCAATTGCAGGCCACGGGCAAGTTGAACCTGCTCGACGCGCTCGATACGGCCTTGCCATCGTTTAACTTGCCGGCCCGCGTGCAGCCTGACCTGGGCAGCATCGTGCGCGCGGGCCAGTTGCGCAACCTCGACCCCTCGCATACCTTGGTGCTGGTCAACGGCAAGCGCCGGCATACGACGGCCATCGTCAATGAGGATGGCTTTCCCGGCTCCGTCGCCACCGACCTGGCCCTGATCCCCACGGGTGCCATTGCCCGCGTGGAAATCCTGCGCGACGGCGCCTCCGCCATCTACGGTTCCGACGCCATCGCCGGCGTCATCAACATCATCCTGAAAGCGGATGACAAGGGCAGCTTCAGCACGCAGCTCGGTTCCACCTACGATGGCGACGGCACGAACGGTTCCGCGCGCATCGATGGCGGCACGCGCCTGGGCGAACACGGCTTTGCCCACTTCGGCGCCGAAGTCCAGCGCCAGGGCATTGCCGTGCGTAACTTCGGCTTGAATCCCGGCTACCTGTCGTATCCGGCCGTGCGCAACAGCGATGGCCAGCTGGTCAAACTGGGGCCGAACAACAGCTTGCCAGCCGGCGCTTCGCCGAACCCGGCTGAAGCGACGCGCAACAGCAATCCCTGGCGCAATACGGGCGTGCCGCAAAGCACGACCGCCTCGCTCAGCGCCAACCTCGGTTATGACGTGTCGAACGAGGTGCAACTGTACGGCTTCGGCACGTATGCGCACCGCAATGCCCGCTCGGCGCAGAATTTCCGTCTGCCCAATACCATTTTCAATAACAACAAGGGCTTGCTGGCCGTGTATCCCGACGGCTTCACGCCGTATGAAACGACGAACGAAAACGATTTTTCCTTGACGGGCGGCATCAAGGGCGAGACGGCCGGTTGGAGCTGGGATATCAGCAGCACCTATGGCCGCGACGATATCGACGTGGGCGTGGAGCACTCGGCCAACTATTCACTGGCTTATCCGGGCGGCAAGACGGATTTTGATATCGGCAATCAGCGCTACAGCCGCTCGACGACGAATGCGGACGCACGCCGTCCCGTGCAGCTGGGCTTGAGCGAGCCGGCCGATCTCAGCATTGGTCTCGAGTACTCGCATGAAACCCAGCAGCGCAGCCCGGGAGAACCCGCTTCCTGGCAGGGCAGCGGTTCGTCGGCATTGGCTGGCTACCTGCCCGTCGATGCGTCCGACACGGCGCGCCACAGCTATGCGGCGTACGTCGGCCTGGGCGCGAAGCTGACGCCGCAATGGCTGCTCGACACGGCCTTGCGCGCCGAGAAATATTCCGATTTCGGCAGCAAGACGACGGGCCGTTTGTCCGCCCGTTATGACGTCACGCCCGCCGTGGCGTTGCGCGGCACCGTCAGCAACGGTTTCCATGCACCTAGCCTGGTGACGCAGTCGTATTCGAACACGTCGGACCATGCGGGCGTGCCCTACACCCTGGCACAGCCCAATTCCGTTGCCGCGCGGGCTCTGGGCGCGCAAGCGTTAAAACCTGAAAAATCGACGAATCTGTCGGCCGGGTTGACCTTCAACCCCACGCCGACCCTGCGCCTTGCCGTTGACGCGTATCAAATCAAGGTCAGCGACCGCCTGGGCGTGTCGTCGAATATCGGCATCGACCGCAGCTCGGGCGTGGCGCTCGATGGCAGTGGCCGGCCGCTGACGGCGGCGCAAGCGGGCGTCATTGAAAACCTGCTGCGCTCGGCGGGTTTGACGGTGGGCAATGGCCTCGTCGCGCATTACTTTGCCAACGTGGGCGACACGCGCACGCGCGGCGTCGATTTCACGGCCGAGGATGTGCTGCGCGTGGCCGACGGCAAGCTGCGCTGGACGGCGGCCGCGAACATCAACCATACGAGCCTGGTGGGCAAGGCGGACCTTCCCGCCGTGCTGCAAGGCTTGCCGAACATCGGCACCCTGAGCAAATCGGCCGAGTACGACTTGCTGTACCGCGCGCCGCGCGACAAGGAAATCATCACGCTGGCGTATGAAAAAGCCGGCTGGACATTCAATGTACGCGAGACGCGCTACGGCAAGCTCAAGCGCCTGAACGCCATCACGGGCGGCGACTACCAGCTGAAAGCGGCCTTCGTGACGGATGTCAGCGTCGGCTACGACATCAGCAAGCGCATCAACGTGACGGTGGGCGCCAACAATGTCTTCGACCAGAAGCCGGGTCAGGTGCCGCGCGAAGCGCGCAGCGCCGCCAGCCTGGCGCAGTACACGGGCGCGTATGACAACTCGGGACCGCTGGGCGTGCTGGGCGGCTATTACTACGCCCGCGCCACCGTCTCGTTCTGATTTTCCCATCCCTCTACCGATCATCAAGAACAGGAAATCCTATGTCTGAACACAATCAACACGCCGCCATCGATCTGGAATGGGCGAATCTCCTTTCGCCGCAGCGCCGCACGCTCTTGCGCGGCGGCGGCCTGGTGGCGGCGCTGGCCGCTTCCGGCCTGGCGGGGTCGGCCCTGGCGCAGGATGGCGCGGTAAAACGAGTCAATCCGCCACCCGGTAAAAGCCCATGGGGCGAGCATACGGATACGGCGCCCACGCCGCGCCCCGTCAGCGTGCGCCCCGGCGAGGAAAC
This window of the Janthinobacterium agaricidamnosum genome carries:
- the rplU gene encoding 50S ribosomal protein L21: MYAVIKTGGKQYKVVAGEKLKVEQIPADIGSEITIDQVLAVGAGDSIKFGAPLVEGATVLVTVVAHGRHDKVKIFKMRRRKHYQKHQGHRQNFTEIQIVSING
- the rpmA gene encoding 50S ribosomal protein L27; this translates as MAHKKGGGTTRNGRDSESKRLGVKVYGGQAINAGGIIIRQRGTPVRAGEGVGMGKDHTLFALIAGKVKFVVKGAGSKQFVTVVPNEAVPA
- a CDS encoding TonB-dependent receptor plug domain-containing protein, which produces MLQLAHAVSLAVLVLGAPGAAHAQAPLDTVIVTGARGTGRTVANSAAPIDVISAQQLQATGKLNLLDALDTALPSFNLPARVQPDLGSIVRAGQLRNLDPSHTLVLVNGKRRHTTAIVNEDGFPGSVATDLALIPTGAIARVEILRDGASAIYGSDAIAGVINIILKADDKGSFSTQLGSTYDGDGTNGSARIDGGTRLGEHGFAHFGAEVQRQGIAVRNFGLNPGYLSYPAVRNSDGQLVKLGPNNSLPAGASPNPAEATRNSNPWRNTGVPQSTTASLSANLGYDVSNEVQLYGFGTYAHRNARSAQNFRLPNTIFNNNKGLLAVYPDGFTPYETTNENDFSLTGGIKGETAGWSWDISSTYGRDDIDVGVEHSANYSLAYPGGKTDFDIGNQRYSRSTTNADARRPVQLGLSEPADLSIGLEYSHETQQRSPGEPASWQGSGSSALAGYLPVDASDTARHSYAAYVGLGAKLTPQWLLDTALRAEKYSDFGSKTTGRLSARYDVTPAVALRGTVSNGFHAPSLVTQSYSNTSDHAGVPYTLAQPNSVAARALGAQALKPEKSTNLSAGLTFNPTPTLRLAVDAYQIKVSDRLGVSSNIGIDRSSGVALDGSGRPLTAAQAGVIENLLRSAGLTVGNGLVAHYFANVGDTRTRGVDFTAEDVLRVADGKLRWTAAANINHTSLVGKADLPAVLQGLPNIGTLSKSAEYDLLYRAPRDKEIITLAYEKAGWTFNVRETRYGKLKRLNAITGGDYQLKAAFVTDVSVGYDISKRINVTVGANNVFDQKPGQVPREARSAASLAQYTGAYDNSGPLGVLGGYYYARATVSF
- the proB gene encoding glutamate 5-kinase yields the protein MDSVIQKATRIIIKVGSSLVTNDGRGLDHAAIARWAAQISGLRALGKEVVLVSSGAIAEGMLRLGFEQRPTDIHELQACAAVGQMGLAQIYESSFRAHSLGTAQVLLTHADLADRERYLNARSTLTTLLRLGVVPIINENDTVVTDEIKFGDNDTLGALVANLIEADALVILTDQHGLFSADPRKDPNAYLITQGIAGDPALEAMAGGAGSSLGRGGMLTKILAAKRAAKSGAHTIIAWGRDSDVLSRLAQGEAIGTQLLAQTGQLTARKQWMADHLHTAGAVVLDAGAVQKLRQEGKSLLPIGVTGVNGEFGRGAVITCVDAHGVPVARGLSNYTSGEARRIMRKPSTEIESILGYMEGHELIHRDNMVLL
- the nth gene encoding endonuclease III, with the translated sequence MNAAKRLEIFTRFRAANPSPKTELEYTTPFELLIAVLLSAQATDVSVNKATRLLYPVANTPAQILALGVDELASYIRTIGLFRTKAKNVIATCQILLDQHGGEVPRDRASLEALPGVGRKTANVVMNTAFGEPTMAVDTHIFRVSNRTGIAPGKNVDIVEQKLLKFVPKEFLHDAHHWLILHGRYTCTARKPQCWNCMIADLCDYKDKSPVPAVV
- a CDS encoding substrate-binding periplasmic protein codes for the protein MAAPGAASSRIVRFAAEDWPPFISRSLPADGMSGAMVSAVFERMGYVVKYEYFPWKRAMQFGLASPRYAGFLAVWRTPEREKLCHFSVPVGNTQGVLAYLKEDGVPGAALTDLGKLRIGTVAGYSNGEQFDGMVARGELRTEEGLNDATNLKKLLIKRYRVIVIERHVLQHLLMGRNFSKAERERIAIIDTVFKERPVHVCFQRDAEGAARQKRFNEAARDIDTARLERDYWKRLDQSLAAATAHP
- the ispB gene encoding octaprenyl diphosphate synthase, whose translation is MSDANKHVNQNTIVQTIAADMDAVNTVIRQKLHSDVILINQIAEYIISAGGKRIRPVLILLVANAHAYRGTAHHELAAVVEFIHTATLLHDDVVDESSMRRGRQTANALFGNAASVLVGDFLHSRSFQLMVSLNNMRVMQILSDATNVIAEGEVLQLLNMHDPDVTQESYLNVIRSKTAKLFEASAQLGALIAGASEDDIEAAAEYGRSLGTAFQLIDDVLDYAGDAAEIGKNVGDDLREGKPTMPLIWLMENGTPEQRELVRGCIEQGDEQHFDTVLTAITSSGALDYTRKQAEIAGQRAADAIAGWPDSIYKQSMLQLCSFAVDRNH
- the obgE gene encoding GTPase ObgE encodes the protein MKFIDEAKIEVIAGDGGNGCASFCREKFRPFGGPDGGDGGKGGTIWAVADRNINTLVDFRFSKMHKARNGEPGRGADCYGKGADDIHLRMPVGTLIIDNASGEILADLTEHGQTEMLAKGGEGGWGNIHFKSSTNRAPRQKGEGKEGERRELRLELKVLADVGLLGMPNAGKSTFISAVSNARPKIADYPFTTLHPNLGVVRVSHEKSFVIADIPGLIEGASEGAGLGHQFLRHLQRTGLLLHIVDLAPFETNVDPVKEAKALVKELKKYDESLVDKPRWLVLNKLDMVPEEERKKIVKDFLKRFAWKGPVFEISALNHQGCPELVNAIYQHLEEKKHSESRAEETQMTEEARGISSIDPDDPRFKILD
- a CDS encoding ArsR/SmtB family transcription factor encodes the protein MENEKTTANQATPLTSASAIVALAALAQESRLAVFRLLVQAGPEGMAATKIADALAIAPSSLSFHLKELAHANLVTANKAGRSIIYAANYAGMNGLLAFLTENCCAGAPCCVSEPNVKDITP
- the arsC gene encoding arsenate reductase (glutaredoxin) (This arsenate reductase requires both glutathione and glutaredoxin to convert arsenate to arsenite, after which the efflux transporter formed by ArsA and ArsB can extrude the arsenite from the cell, providing resistance.) — encoded protein: MTITIYHNTACGTSRNTLALIRNTGVEPVIIDYVKHPPSREELVDLIERAGLSVRAVMRDKGALYDELGLANPELSDAALLDAMQAHPILINRPIVVTALGVRLCRPSEKVLEILPLPQKGAFAKEDGQAVVGADGKPVK
- the rsxB gene encoding electron transport complex subunit RsxB, which gives rise to MTVPHPAPASLADQIEDLLPQTQCTKCGYNGCRPYAEAIAAGSADINQCPPGGAQGIVRLAGLLGKKVIPLNPVNGLERPRSVAYIDESLCIGCTLCIQACPVDAIVGAAKQMHTVVTSLCTGCDLCVAPCPVDCIVMYPVSGDATGWDAWSQMDADDARARHDFRTQRLRREAEANDARLAAKAVAKMQEVTQEVPVTPDELAEKERKRAIIAAAMERARAKAAASTQTEPPAPNTPKKDA